A genomic segment from Dermacentor silvarum isolate Dsil-2018 chromosome 11, BIME_Dsil_1.4, whole genome shotgun sequence encodes:
- the LOC119432627 gene encoding vimentin-type intermediate filament-associated coiled-coil protein yields MFQSKVSPSPTRSSIKEANDHLQLLHVKVAELERTVQEQAEALIKKDEAMQTRIRDVGDAKDARIAELELQLAAAEERLRKHEELLRERDMQLELLSHRYALVDEVAAYTPVVEKLLAAMRRLPAKTPSRQAPRSRANSRGNLTAASASSVATRKSSTPGTPNHDGVGGNSVLVDGHALSELRIGRSFSINSNFSASEDEADVVGAML; encoded by the coding sequence ATGTTCCAGTCGAAGGTTAGTCCTAGTCCGACCCGGAGCAGCATCAAGGAGGCCAACGACCACCTGCAGCTGCTTCACGTCAAGGTGGCCGAACTCGAGCGCACCGTGCAAGAGCAGGCTGAGGCCCTCATTAAGAAGGACGAGGCGATGCAGACGCGCATCCGTGACGTCGGCGACGCCAAGGACGCGCGCATAGCCGAGCTGGAGTTGCAACTGGCGGCCGCCGAAGAGAGGCTACGCAAGCACGAAGAGCTGCTCCGAGAGCGGGACATGCAGCTAGAGCTGCTGTCGCACCGTTACGCGCTCGTCGACGAAGTGGCCGCGTATACGCCGGTCGTGGAGAAGCTGCTGGCGGCCATGCGCAGGCTGCCGGCGAAAACGCCGAGCCGGCAAGCGCCGCGATCGCGAGCCAACTCGAGAGGAAACTTGACAGCCGCGTCGGCGTCGTCGGTGGCGACGCGCAAGAGTTCGACGCCCGGGACGCCCAACCACGATGGCGTCGGCGGCAACAGCGTGCTCGTAGATGGCCACGCGCTGTCTGAACTGCGCATCGGTCGCAGTTTCAGCATCAACAGTAACTTTTCCGCATCCGAGGACGAAGCCGACGTTGTTGGCGCCATGCTGTGA